Genomic segment of Thermoanaerobaculia bacterium:
GGGCCAGGATATCCATTTCACCGGGTCCTTCGAACCCGTGCTGCTTTTCCTCCTCCTGCGCAAGATCGAAGGCGGAAAGGATCCTGGAATAGAAGGCACGGATCCACAATCCCCATTTCCTCTGAATGTAGCGAAGCTGTCCGGCCAGGGAATAGGGTTCGACCAGGGCCGGATCTCTCAGCAGATCCAGAAGGGGAAGCGCATCGGGACCAAAGGGAGGCTTTTCATGGAAGAAACGAGTGAGGCTTCGGATGGCATCCCCATAACTGGAACTGAAGGAAAGCGTGCTGTCATCAAAGAGTTCCCGGAAAGGCTGTGTGGCGGGATTCATGTTGGCAACCCATAACATGACCAGTTCTTCCAACGCCACCTCGATTGCAGGTCGATCCTCCACCCTTCCGGAAAGATAATCCTGAACGCTCACATCCCCACGGTAGACAGCCTGGGGAGGAAAGGTTTCCAGAAAACGGATCAGCAGGGAATGGATTTCTTCGTCACCCAGGTCGTTTTTCAGAAAGGACAGCGCATCCGCCCATACAGTTTTTCCAGCTTCTTCCATATACAAAGTGATGACATAGTGGAGGATCTCATCAATGAGACCCATGGCATTCAGGTCTCCCGCACGAACGGCAAGTTCAGGAAAGAGTGCCGTATTTCTCCGGTCGTTGATCTTTCGGGCAAGGCGCCGCACCGAAAGAAAATCGGTAAAGATCACGTTGCCCGTTGAAGAAAATAGAGATTCCTCCAGATCATACCGCTTCCGGCAAAACCGTGAGACATGAAATTCGAGGTGACGGAGAGAGCTGGAAAATTCTGAAAGACTGTCTTTTTGCATCCGGCTCAGGCCGACTCGCAACATTCTCCGAAGATGACGATGGGTTTGCATCAGTGAAGATCTCCCCTTCTGGTGAAACTGCCTGCCTCATGTACGGTATTCGATATGGACCGTTCCGTCAAGGCCGCTCCGCGGTTTTCAGCCCGCCCTTTCGATTTCGAACATGTTGAGATCGCGATGAATGGAGTGTAAGAATTCGCTGTCCTTCTCTCCAGGTCGGCTTTGTATCACTCGTTAACACTTCAAGTTCCCTATCGTCGTGAATGACCAGGAGGGGAAGCGCGCCGGCAGCCACGAAGGATTGCATCCTGGCAATGTCGGATTCTGCCTGGACAGGGAAGATGGTGAATTCTCCTCCTTCCAGAAGCCGATTCTCGATGGCGTCGTGCGTGGCGGACGGGGAAAAGAGACCCCGACCTCGAAGCACACCGGAGGTTTCCACCCGTCGACGCGTACCCTCGACATGGGACGGAACCAGCTGATAGCAGTTGGCCCTCCCAAATATTTCTTCATGACGGAGGCAGGCCAGGGCATTCACTTCTTCGTTCGGCGTCAGAGCCACCATTCGGCCAATCCCGCTGAGATCCAGGGATTCCGTCGTATGGGGTGAAAGTGCGTTTGCCTGCACCGCTTCGAGGCCCGCAGCAATGGCCTGCTCGATATGGAGTGGGTTGGAGTCCACCAGCAGGACCCTGAATCCCTCCTTTTGGACCATCAGAGCCAAATGTCTGGCCCACTCATGGGCTCCGATGACGAGAATTCCCTGTGGCTTGGGATACGCAATACCCAGTTTGAGCGCAAGGGGGTAAGCCGTACCCCCGTAGATGAGAACCGTACCGATAATCACGAAGAAGGTTTCGGTAACGATCTGCTCTGCTCCCGGGATCCCTGCCCGTTGAAGAGAGAGTGAAAATGAAGAGGCTACAGCCGCCGCCACGATTCCGCGGGGAGCCATCCAGGAGAGCATGACCTTATTCCTTGTAGAACATCCGACCCCCACCGTGGAAGCCAGGACGGCCAGGGGCCGGACCAGGAGAATTAACAGCCCGAGAAAAGCGAGGGTCATCCAGTCAATCTGGAGAAGATGTTCAAGTTTCAGGCGGGCCGCCAGGATAATGAAGAGCGAGGAAATCAGCACTGTTCGAAGATTTTCTTTGAATTCGACGATACGCGTAATATCCACAACCCTCTGGTTTGCAAGGATGATACCCATCAGGGTTACGGTCAGAAGCCCTGATTCGGGCTGAAATAGATTTGAAAAATAGAAGGCTCCGACCACGCCCATCAGGGTAAAGGGATTCTCCAGGTGATCGGGAACCCAGTGGCGCTTCATGATCATGATCATGCCGATGGAAATCGTGATTCCGAAAA
This window contains:
- a CDS encoding cation:proton antiporter is translated as MEGNALQGIALIIVLGIGVQWISWRFRLPSILLLLLAGILVGPLTNLLNPDHLLGDILFPVVSISVAIILFEGGMSLKIQELVRVGTVVRNLVSIGILVTWILVTFLAWTVLGMSFRLSLLLGAILTVTGPTVVVPLLMQIKPKGNTAAILKWEGIVNDPIGAVLAVLVFEAVRVGSIHLAPAVILVGVFKTILISMLFGITISIGMIMIMKRHWVPDHLENPFTLMGVVGAFYFSNLFQPESGLLTVTLMGIILANQRVVDITRIVEFKENLRTVLISSLFIILAARLKLEHLLQIDWMTLAFLGLLILLVRPLAVLASTVGVGCSTRNKVMLSWMAPRGIVAAAVASSFSLSLQRAGIPGAEQIVTETFFVIIGTVLIYGGTAYPLALKLGIAYPKPQGILVIGAHEWARHLALMVQKEGFRVLLVDSNPLHIEQAIAAGLEAVQANALSPHTTESLDLSGIGRMVALTPNEEVNALACLRHEEIFGRANCYQLVPSHVEGTRRRVETSGVLRGRGLFSPSATHDAIENRLLEGGEFTIFPVQAESDIARMQSFVAAGALPLLVIHDDRELEVLTSDTKPTWREGQRILTLHSSRSQHVRNRKGGLKTAERP